The following proteins are encoded in a genomic region of Periophthalmus magnuspinnatus isolate fPerMag1 chromosome 23, fPerMag1.2.pri, whole genome shotgun sequence:
- the LOC117391593 gene encoding huntingtin-interacting protein 1-related protein-like codes for MSKTKSKPEKEKTEKVLAAEKEQFNKQQLQSISKIVSTAEVPPKEKYVRNIILGTHKESGATTFWSYTSNVPLSSNSMVSWKFCYLLHKVLRDGHRNSVVDSSRHTRGVKDMGVLWGNLHDRYGHIVALYAKFLCLKIEFHNKYKMIPGNLEATDETLERQSGSDMTKVLDITNELLDYLDAALKMAETVFRQFDANAAKSTTASGQCRLTPLIPLILDCGFLYHFSVLLMFKLHSRIAPDILLGHRERYRDMFMSLKQFFSRARETEFFKTFIQIPELPDEPPNFLRAAALGEYKKQVVVTPGGDYPEDDEEQQPESRDMSQYYLLSQIGMPEAPIEEKETKIDPMKRELEAINPEVQLIKSEAQRCVVELKAKVNHLESELEEQRTHKQMAMVENEHLRMAVEALQSTNVANVGAQLGFKEADSRAQAAELRFAQLKERHAELVSSHADLLKKNAETAKVLSFTKQDYDNIKKTKEQLESEVENLRLEKGTMMSKQLAEVDNLNKELLEQRAEMALLRSTLENKEKEGSLVNSSLAALQAERDIMLRSMREKDAELSSLKLEAQRHQSTVDLERDRLLREIESLKAQLQQQLAINAEQKLEIERLKRELDSAQAQLSQANAALQSKEMSGNYLNSTLSGVQAEKEALLRSLREQESELTSLRQQAQAHQSLLQQERQRSSVEVSSLQAQLQQQACREGELSQKLQDEQFCLLQCAVVEAEGIILDALAKVDDPIHVRCISSPDYLINRAQTTLASIDKMQQSHLVYLGNRNDASGLLRAVTQFSHLAADTIVNGAATSHSAPTDHADHLTENCRECATHCLNFLRDLKSQSTLQRADPAAIRYTVQRLLDIGHALRPKGQDILQEELGTLVDKEMLATSTAIEEAVLRMDEILSQVKNDTTGIKLEVNQSILGSCSDLMKAVHMLVTAATDLQKDIVEEGRGATSIKEFYARNSRWTEGLISASKAVGWGATQLLESADRVVGENGTYEELIASSHEIAASTAQLVAASKVKSDRNNKKLHTLQMASRHVNDMAAVVVTSTKHGQKQISDTGVMDFSGMSLIKLKKEEMEAQVKVLQLENQLEQERVRLGELRKRHYDLGGADAEENEESFPPPPPPTLLDSTATSQPHLNTQSLAPTNPFTQTQTTSQSQPYTPATGFFSQSNTPPQTYSSMYSHAPSLTSSTAYTPTQPFVPSQPYVPPQHYTPDQLYTPSQMYTPAQPHSPKPQRHLQPSASQTAGQNSKESTRLKKPNIFTKSGNLLKNAFKKGESGTGESSGNHS; via the exons ATGAGTAAGACAAAGAGCAAACCAGAAAAAGAAAAGACGGAAAAAGTCTTGGCCGCGGAAAAGGAGCAATTCAATAAGCAACag CTCCAGAGCATCAGCAAAATAGTCAGTACAGCTGAAGTTCCACCAAAAGAGAAATATGTGCGCA ATATAATTTTGGGAACTCATAAGGAATCTGGAGCAACAACCTTCTGGTCCTACACCTCAAACGTGCCTTTGTCAAGTAACTCCATGGTCAGCTGGAAATTCTGCTATCTGCTGCACAAGGTGCTGAGGGACGGACACAGAAAT AGTGTAGTAGACTCGAGCAGACATACCCGGGGAGTGAAAGACATGGGTGTGCTGTGG ggGAACTTGCATGATCGATATGGACACATTGTGGCATTATATGCCAAATTTCTTTGCCTCAAAATTGAATTTCATAATAAg TACAAAATGATTCCAGGGAACTTGGAGGCCACTGATGAGACTTTAGAGAGACAATCAGGAAGTGACATGACCAAAGT GCTAGATATAACAAATGAACTGCTGGATTACCTGGATGCTGCTCTTAAAATGGCAGAAACGG TCTTTCGGCAGTTTGATGCAAATGCAGCCAAATCCACAACTGCTTCTGGTCAGTGTAGACTGACTCCTTTGATCCCTCTTATTTTGGACTGCGGTTTTCTGTACCACTTCTCTGTTCTGTTGATGTTCAAACTTCACAGCC GCATTGCTCCTGATATTCTTCTTGGACACAGAGAGCGATACCGTGACATGTTCATGAG cCTCAAACAGTTCTTCAGCagagcaagagagacagagttctttaaaacttttattcaGATTCCAGAGCTTCCTGAT GAGCCGCCAAACTTCCTCCGTGCAGCTGCTCTGGGAGAATATAAGAAGCAAGTGGTGGTCACCCCTGGAGGAGACTACCCAGAAGACGATGAGGAGCAGCAGCCAGAGTCCAGAGATATGTCACAA TATTATTTACTCAGTCAAATAGGAATGCCAGAAGCCCCAatagaagaaaaagaaacaaagattgATCCAATGAAAAGGGAGCTAGAGGCCATCAATCCAGAGGTACAGCTGATCAAGTCGGAG GCCCAAAGGTGTGTAGTGGAATTAAAGGCAAAAGTAAATCATCTGGAGtctgagctggaggagcagcgcacacacaaacaaatggcTATGGTGGAAAATGAACACCTGCGGATGGCAGTGGAGGCTTTGCAAAGTACCAATGTGGCCAATGTTGGAGCACAACTTGGTTTTAAAGAGGCAGACA GTAGAGCTCAAGCTGCAGAGCTACGATTTGCTCAACTTAAGGAGAGACATGCAGAGCTAGTGAGCAGTCACGCCGATCTCTTGAAAAAG AATGCAGAAACAGCGAAGGTATTATCTTTTACAAAACAAGATTAtgacaacattaaaaaaacaaaagaacaactgGAAAGTGAAGTTGAAAACCTGCGCCTGGAAAAAGGAACAatg ATGAGTAAACAGCTGGCAGAAGTTGACAATCTCAATAAAGAATTGCTGGAACAAAGAGCAGAAATGGCTCTATTACGAAGCACCctggaaaacaaagaaaag GAGGGCTCTCTGGTGAACAGTAGCTTGGCAGCTCTTCAGGCAGAGCGTGACATTATGTTACGGTCGATGAGAGAAAAAGATGCAGAGCTTTCCTCCCTGAAACTAGAAGCACAACGGCACCAGAGCACAGTCGACCTGGAGAGGGACAGACTCCTCCGAGAGATTGAGTCTCTGAAAGCCCAGCTCCAGCAACAG CTGGCTATTAATGCAGAGCAGAAATTAGAGATTGAAAGACTGAAACGAGAACTGGACTCGGCACAAGCTCAACTTTCACAAGCAAATGCTGCCCTGCAAAGCAAAGAAATG TCTGGTAATTACCTGAACAGTACACTATCTGGTGTGCAAGCTGAAAAAGAGGCACTATTACGCTCCTTGAGAGAACAAGAATCAGAGTTAACTTCACTGAGACAACAAGCACAAGCCCATCAGAGTTTGCTGCAGCAGGAAAGACAGAGAAGTAGTGTGGAAGTGAGCAGCCTACAAGCACAGCTACAACAGCAG GCCTGTCGGGAAGGTGAACTGTCTCAGAAACTGCAGGACGAACAGTTTTGTTTGCTGCAATGTGCTGTGGTGGAAGCTGAAGGAATCATATTAGATGCATTGGCCAAAGTGGATGACCCCATACATGTGCGCTGCATCAGTTCTCCTG attacTTGATAAACAGAGCTCAGACCACTCTGGCTTCCATTGACAAAATGCAGCAAAGTCACCTTGTTTACCTTGGAAACAGAAATG ATGCCAGCGGTCTCTTAAGAGCGGTCACACAATTTTCTCACCTTGCGGCAGACACAATAGTAAATGGAGCTGCAACATCACATTCTGCTCCCACTGACCACGCCGATC ACCTAACTGAGAACTGTCGTGAATGTGCCACTCACTGCCTCAACTTTTTGAGAGACTTGAAGAGCCAATCAACTTTGCAGAGAGCGGATCCTGCTGCCATACGCTACACTGTGCAACGACTTCTTGACATAGGACAT GCATTGCGTCCAAAAGGGCAGGATATCTTGCAAGAGGAACTGGGAACCTTAGTAGATAAAGAAATGCTTGCAACATCGACTGCTATTGAAGAGGCTGTGTTACGAATGGAT GAGATACTCAGTCAAGTTAAGAATGACACAACTGGTATTAAGCTGGAAGTCAATCAGAG TATTCTTGGATCTTGTTCAGACCTGATGAAG GCTGTTCATATGCTAGTGACTGCAGCTACAGATTTACAAAAGGATATTGTGGAAGAGGGGAGG ggGGCAACATCTATCAAAGAATTTTATGCTAGAAATTCTCGCTGGACTGAAGGTCTTATTTCAGCCTCTAAAGCTGTGGGCTGGGGAGCCACTCAGTTGCT AGAATCAGCAGACAGAGTTGTCGGGGAGAATGGTACCTATGAGGAGCTGATTGCCTCGTCCCATGAAATTGCTGCAAGCACTGCCCAGTTGGTTGCTGCTTCAaag GTGAAATCAGATCGAAACAACAAGAAACTCCACACTCTTCAGATGGCATCACGACATGTAAATGACATGGCTGCTGTCGTTGTCACCTCCACTAAACACGGCCAGAAGCAGATCAGCGACACAG gtgtaatggacttttctGGCATGTCTTTGATTAAACTGAAGAAAGAAGAGATGGAAGCACAG GTCAAGGTGCTGCAGCTAGAGAATCAGTTGGAGCAGGAGCGTGTGCGTTTGGGGGAACTGAGGAAAAGACACTATGATCTTGGAGGAGCTGACGCAGAGGAGAATGAAGAGAGCTTCccaccacctccccctcctACTTTACTGGACTCAACAGCAACATCTCAGCCTCATCTCAACACTCAAAGCTTAGCACCAACCAACCCTTTCACACAGACTCAGACTACATCTCAGTCCCAGCCATACACTCCAGCAACAggttttttttctcagtctAACACTCCCCCACAAACATATTCATCCATGTACAGCCATGCCCCGAGCCTCACCTCTTCCACAGCATACACTCCCACACAGCCCTTTGTCCCATCTCAACCCTATGTCCCCCCACAACACTACACACCAGATCAACTGTACACTCCCTCTCAAATGTACACTCCAGCTCAGCCTCACTCACCTAAACCACAGCGGCATTTACAACCATCGGCGTCTCAGACTGCAGGACAGAACAGCAAAGAGAGCACAAGACTTAAAAAACCAAATATCTTCACCAAATCAGGGAACTTGCTGAAGAATGct TTCAAGAAGGGTGAATCTGGAACTGGAGAATCATCAGGCAATCACTCTTAA